In a genomic window of Scyliorhinus torazame isolate Kashiwa2021f chromosome 5, sScyTor2.1, whole genome shotgun sequence:
- the LOC140422235 gene encoding uncharacterized protein, protein MEKPWKCEDCGKGFTATHELARHQLSHTGERPFTCSQCLKGFTVVGNLRRHERVHTGERPFTCSDCEKGFTRLSHLQTHQRVHTGERPFTCSVCGKGFIDIGNLRKHERVHTGERPFTCSQCEKGFTDIGNLRRHERVHTGERPFACSQCEKGFTDIYSLRRHERVHAGERPFICSDCGKGFSQLSHLQTHQRVHTGERPFTCSVCEKGFTDLGNLRKHERVHTGERPFTCSHCEKGFTDIGNLRRHERVHTGERPFICSVCDKGFTQLHHLQTHQRVHTGEKPFICTVCDKGFTRLPHLQTHQSFHTGEKPFICTVCDKGFTQLSNLQRHQSFHTGEKPFICTVCDMGFTQVSGLRSHNVTHTKSRPFKCSVCRKGFKSSWLLMSHQRSHTEERPFSCSHCTKRFQTSSTLRRHQRVHTGKKPFTCSHCGEGFTQSSNMLRHQRVHK, encoded by the coding sequence atggagaaaccatggaaatgtgaggattgtgggaagggattcacagccacacacgagctggcaaggcatcaactcagtcacactggagagaggccgttcacctgctctcagtgtttaAAGGGATTCACTGtcgttggcaacctgcggagacacgaacgagttcacactggggagagaccgttcacctgctctgactgtgagaagggattcactcggttatcccacctgcagacacaccagcgagttcacactggggagaggcctttcacctgctctgtgtgtgggaagggattcattgacattggcaatctgcggaaacacgaacgagttcacactggagagaggcctttcacctgctctcagtgtgaaaagggattcactgacattggcaacctgcggagacacgaacgagttcacactggagagaggcctttcgcctgctctcagtgtgaaaagggattcactgacatttacagcctgcggagacacgaacgagttcacgccGGTGAGAGACCATTtatctgctctgactgtgggaagggattctctcagttatcccacctgcagacacaccagcgagttcacactggggagaggcctttcacctgctctgtgtgtgaaaagggattcactgaccttggcaacctgcggaaacacgaacgagttcacactggagagaggcctttcacctgctctcactgtgaaaagggattcactgacattggcaacctgcggagacacgaacgagttcacaccggggagaggccgttcatctgcagtgtgtgtgataagggattcactcagttacaccacctgcagacacaccagcgagttcacaccggggagaagccgttcatctgcactgtgtgtgataagggattcactcggttaccccacctgcagacacaccagagctttcacaccggggagaagccattcatctgcactgtgtgtgataagggattcactcagttatccaacctgcagagacaccagagctttcacaccggggagaaaccattcatctgcactgtgtgtgatatgggattcactcaagtatccggcctgcgtagccacaatgtcactcacaccaagagcaggccctttaaatgctctgtctGCAGGAAGGGTTTCAAAAGCTCTTGGCTACTGATGTCacaccagcgcagtcacactgaggagagaccgttcagctgctctcactgcacaaagaggtttcaaacatcatccacattgcggagacaccagcgagttcacactggaaagaagccattcacctgctctcactgtggggagggattcactcagtcgtccaacatgctgaggcaccaaagggttcacaagtga